The Kocuria sp. TGY1127_2 genome includes a window with the following:
- a CDS encoding VOC family protein, which translates to MSLTLNPYLTFSGDARAALNFYHEALGGELTVATFADFEAPVPEDAANLVMHGQLVTRTGITILASDGGIMDQATPGLGNPQVEVALLGSASEDENAARGWFEGLSQGGEVTMPLEKAPWGDVFGSFTDQFGIRWMINLEAPKGQ; encoded by the coding sequence ATGTCCCTGACCCTGAATCCCTATTTGACGTTCTCTGGTGACGCCCGTGCGGCTCTGAACTTCTATCACGAAGCCCTCGGTGGCGAACTGACGGTCGCCACATTCGCCGACTTCGAGGCCCCAGTCCCCGAGGACGCCGCCAACCTGGTCATGCACGGCCAATTGGTGACCCGAACCGGAATCACCATTCTCGCCTCGGACGGAGGGATCATGGACCAGGCGACTCCCGGACTGGGCAACCCGCAGGTCGAAGTGGCCCTCCTGGGCAGCGCATCGGAAGACGAGAACGCCGCTCGAGGCTGGTTCGAAGGCCTCTCCCAAGGCGGAGAAGTCACGATGCCCCTGGAAAAAGCCCCCTGGGGTGACGTATTCGGGTCCTTCACGGACCAATTCGGCATTCGTTGGATGATCAACTTGGAGGCGCCCAAGGGACAGTAG
- a CDS encoding helicase HerA-like domain-containing protein: MANDEQLEKIANGYRFAGETVSLGVAMSGGEPQPDVPVALPLSMMNRHGLVAGATGTGKTKTLQSMAEQLSANGVPVFLADVKGDLSGLAEPGDSSEKLKSRSSAIGQQWEAQSYPTEFYSLGGDGKGVPVRSTIHSFGPILLSRVMDLNETQESSLQLIFHYADQHELELYNLADLRAVIQFLTSDEGKQALGELGGLSKATAGVILRKIVGLESDGMDKFFGEPQFDTEELLRTAQDGRGIISALELANLQSKPQLFSTFLMWLLADLFEHLPEVGDVDKPKLVFFLDEAHLLFNGASKAFLESITQTVRLIRSKGVGIFFITQTPKDVPGDVLGQLANRVQHALRAFTPEDAKALKATVSTFPKSAYDLESLLTSAGIGEAIVTVMTDTGAPSPVAWTRMYAPQSRMAPASPEKVDEVVQNSELAPKYSKVVDSYSAFEKLNEKDQAAQPREKEPDAGKADQSDRAQSTKEPQQDEGRDRRKRNDAIMRVGTNVASQVGRELVRGLFGTSRRGGGRRGGGLFG; encoded by the coding sequence ATGGCTAATGACGAACAGCTCGAAAAAATCGCGAACGGATATAGATTCGCAGGAGAAACCGTAAGCCTCGGTGTGGCGATGAGCGGCGGCGAACCGCAACCGGATGTTCCGGTGGCCCTTCCCCTGTCCATGATGAACCGTCACGGGTTGGTGGCAGGGGCGACCGGCACCGGAAAGACCAAAACGCTTCAGTCGATGGCCGAGCAACTCTCTGCGAATGGTGTTCCAGTTTTCTTGGCCGACGTCAAAGGTGATCTGTCAGGTCTGGCGGAGCCTGGCGATTCCAGTGAAAAGCTGAAAAGTCGGAGCTCGGCCATCGGGCAGCAATGGGAGGCGCAGTCTTACCCCACGGAGTTCTACTCACTCGGCGGAGACGGCAAGGGAGTCCCTGTTCGTTCCACGATTCATTCCTTCGGCCCAATCCTGCTCTCGCGCGTGATGGACCTCAACGAAACCCAGGAATCCAGTCTTCAGCTGATCTTTCACTACGCGGACCAACACGAACTCGAGCTGTACAACCTTGCCGACCTCCGGGCAGTGATTCAATTCCTGACCTCTGACGAGGGAAAGCAGGCACTCGGAGAGCTGGGAGGATTGTCCAAGGCAACGGCAGGCGTGATCCTTCGGAAGATCGTGGGCCTTGAGTCCGACGGGATGGACAAGTTCTTCGGCGAACCTCAGTTCGACACGGAAGAGCTGCTCCGCACGGCTCAAGACGGCCGAGGGATCATCTCGGCGCTCGAATTGGCCAACCTGCAGTCCAAGCCTCAGCTTTTCTCCACGTTCCTCATGTGGTTGCTGGCGGACCTCTTCGAACACCTGCCGGAAGTCGGCGACGTCGACAAACCGAAGCTCGTGTTCTTTCTCGATGAGGCCCATCTACTCTTCAACGGAGCCTCCAAAGCGTTCCTCGAATCCATCACTCAGACCGTGCGGCTCATCCGCTCCAAAGGCGTCGGCATTTTCTTCATCACGCAGACGCCCAAGGATGTTCCGGGAGATGTCTTGGGGCAGCTGGCCAACAGGGTTCAGCATGCGTTGCGCGCATTCACTCCGGAAGATGCCAAAGCACTCAAAGCAACGGTCTCGACTTTCCCCAAGTCCGCCTACGATCTCGAGTCACTGCTGACTTCTGCAGGGATCGGCGAGGCGATCGTGACAGTCATGACCGATACGGGAGCGCCCTCGCCCGTGGCGTGGACGCGTATGTACGCGCCGCAGTCGCGAATGGCGCCAGCCTCACCGGAAAAAGTGGATGAAGTGGTGCAGAACAGCGAGCTCGCCCCCAAGTACTCCAAGGTCGTCGACTCCTATTCCGCTTTCGAGAAACTCAATGAGAAGGACCAAGCGGCGCAGCCGCGGGAGAAGGAACCGGACGCGGGAAAAGCCGATCAGTCCGACCGGGCACAGTCCACGAAAGAGCCACAACAGGACGAGGGCCGCGATCGTCGCAAACGCAACGACGCCATCATGCGGGTCGGCACGAATGTCGCTTCCCAGGTCGGGCGCGAGCTTGTCCGGGGGCTGTTCGGTACCTCTCGCCGAGGCGGCGGGCGTCGCGGAGGCGGGCTGTTCGGCTAG
- a CDS encoding SDR family oxidoreductase has product MIRIAVAGATGSIGRLIVEAAEQNDVEVVPLSRYHGVDLLSAEGLAGKLEGVTAVIDASQVGDPTTQDPVTPILAAARNLIEACRSSSVGRLVMLSINGVQDEGLRQFPFYDARARQEEAVAESGLVHTIVRSSQWFEFALNPAAIVEEEDAVVAQNWYIQPAAARSVARYLVRAALGEHGEGVVTVCGPDALRLPELTEAVLRHRGDNRPVNVEEPPLPGLGDGKLLAPADSDIVTPSLDEWLAEQR; this is encoded by the coding sequence ATGATCCGGATCGCAGTAGCAGGAGCCACGGGATCCATCGGACGGCTCATCGTGGAAGCAGCCGAGCAGAATGATGTGGAGGTTGTCCCCCTGAGCCGGTATCACGGCGTCGATTTGTTGTCGGCAGAGGGCCTCGCGGGGAAGCTCGAAGGCGTCACCGCGGTGATTGACGCCTCTCAAGTAGGGGACCCGACGACGCAGGACCCGGTGACCCCTATCCTGGCCGCAGCACGGAATCTGATCGAGGCGTGCCGGTCCTCTAGCGTGGGACGCCTCGTGATGCTGTCGATCAATGGTGTTCAGGATGAGGGACTGCGGCAGTTTCCGTTCTACGACGCCCGCGCGCGGCAGGAGGAGGCTGTCGCTGAATCCGGTCTGGTGCACACGATCGTGAGAAGCTCCCAGTGGTTCGAATTCGCCCTCAACCCAGCGGCCATCGTCGAGGAGGAAGACGCCGTGGTGGCCCAAAACTGGTACATCCAGCCCGCGGCGGCTCGCAGTGTAGCCCGATACTTGGTCCGAGCGGCACTCGGAGAACACGGCGAGGGCGTGGTCACGGTTTGCGGCCCTGACGCGCTTCGGCTCCCTGAGCTCACGGAAGCCGTACTGCGTCACCGTGGTGACAACCGACCGGTTAACGTTGAGGAACCACCGCTTCCAGGCCTGGGAGATGGGAAGCTGCTGGCCCCGGCGGACTCGGATATCGTTACCCCATCTCTCGACGAATGGCTTGCCGAGCAGCGATAG
- the brnQ gene encoding branched-chain amino acid transport system II carrier protein, with the protein MAQKAPHKSRNGVVIVIAAMMLFSMFFGAGNLIIPPITGVESGENFLPAILGFISTGVLLPVLAVIAVAITGNDVQDLARRGGRIFGLVFPILAYLSIGAFYALPRTATVSFSSAATPIFGWHSTWAAAGFSAAFFIVAFLMSLNPNGLADKLGKYLTPALLLLLVLLIVLGIFTIDHQTGSAVDDYASHPAATGFVNGYLTMDSIAALAFGILVVSALRYKGLPTGPKLVRGVGLSAIVAGIFLAVIYLGLGYIGNFIPHGAEYSDGAALLAAAANQTMGMPGGIVFGLIVVLACLSTAVGLLGATSEFFNKLVPSVSYRAWLVIFCLISFAVSTTGLETVLAIAAPIVGFLYPPAITLILLTLIEPLIRRRLQWTFVFALTIASIWAALMTLESLNVGASVISPLIGWSPGHSQDLGWFVPTFVAAIVGVIVDLTGGAKKGVPLGGESVADAEVRTGAVSQSRADTL; encoded by the coding sequence ATGGCACAGAAAGCGCCGCACAAGAGCCGGAATGGGGTCGTCATCGTCATCGCAGCGATGATGCTTTTCTCCATGTTTTTCGGGGCAGGCAACCTCATTATTCCTCCCATCACGGGGGTCGAATCCGGAGAGAACTTCTTGCCCGCAATCCTGGGATTCATCAGTACGGGGGTCCTGCTCCCCGTCCTCGCGGTCATCGCCGTGGCCATCACCGGCAATGACGTCCAGGACCTCGCGCGACGAGGAGGTCGAATCTTCGGGTTGGTCTTCCCGATTCTGGCGTATCTGTCCATTGGAGCGTTCTACGCCTTGCCCAGGACCGCGACCGTAAGCTTTTCTTCGGCGGCAACGCCGATATTCGGATGGCATTCCACGTGGGCCGCCGCTGGATTCTCCGCGGCGTTCTTCATCGTCGCGTTCCTGATGTCGCTGAATCCCAACGGTTTGGCGGACAAACTCGGCAAGTACCTCACCCCGGCGCTGTTGCTCCTGCTGGTCCTGTTGATCGTCCTGGGTATTTTCACGATCGATCACCAAACCGGGTCCGCCGTCGACGACTACGCGTCACATCCCGCGGCCACGGGCTTCGTCAACGGGTATCTGACCATGGACTCGATTGCGGCCCTTGCGTTCGGCATTCTCGTCGTCTCCGCTCTCCGGTACAAAGGCTTGCCGACCGGCCCGAAATTGGTGCGCGGCGTCGGACTGTCCGCGATCGTGGCCGGCATCTTCCTTGCGGTGATCTATTTGGGCCTCGGATACATCGGTAATTTCATTCCTCATGGAGCAGAATATTCCGACGGTGCCGCACTCCTTGCCGCCGCGGCCAATCAGACCATGGGCATGCCGGGAGGAATCGTTTTCGGGCTGATCGTGGTGCTCGCATGCTTGTCGACGGCGGTCGGCCTTCTGGGGGCAACCTCCGAATTCTTCAACAAGCTCGTGCCCAGCGTGTCCTACCGGGCGTGGCTTGTCATCTTCTGCCTCATCTCTTTTGCGGTATCGACCACCGGGCTCGAGACGGTCTTGGCAATTGCCGCCCCGATCGTTGGGTTCTTGTACCCTCCGGCTATCACTTTGATCCTGTTGACCTTGATCGAGCCGCTGATTCGGCGTCGTCTCCAGTGGACGTTCGTCTTCGCACTGACCATCGCCAGCATCTGGGCGGCACTCATGACGTTGGAATCCCTCAATGTGGGCGCCTCGGTCATCTCGCCGCTGATCGGGTGGTCCCCAGGACACTCGCAGGACCTCGGCTGGTTCGTGCCGACCTTCGTGGCGGCGATCGTCGGCGTGATAGTGGATCTGACCGGTGGGGCGAAGAAGGGCGTGCCGCTGGGCGGCGAATCCGTCGCCGACGCCGAGGTGCGTACCGGAGCCGTCTCGCAGTCCAGAGCAGATACCCTGTAG